The genome window ATATTTATGGGGTAAATTATGAAGATATTATTAACATCAGATTCGCATAGAGATGTGGATTATTTATACAATACTATAGTAAAAGAAAATCCAGATATGGTTATTTTCGCTGGAGATCATAGTGATGATGCTATAGATATTAGTTATGGATTTGATATTCCTTTCTATATTGTAAGAGGTAATTGTGACTATTATGATAATACGACTAAGGATATCATAGAATTAGAAATAGAAGAAGTT of Pseudostreptobacillus hongkongensis contains these proteins:
- a CDS encoding metallophosphoesterase family protein; this encodes MKILLTSDSHRDVDYLYNTIVKENPDMVIFAGDHSDDAIDISYGFDIPFYIVRGNCDYYDNTTKDIIELEIEEV